In Arvicola amphibius chromosome 1, mArvAmp1.2, whole genome shotgun sequence, one DNA window encodes the following:
- the Ptprs gene encoding receptor-type tyrosine-protein phosphatase S isoform X1, with protein MAPTWSPSVASVVGPVGLFLILLTRGCTAEEPPRFIKEPKDQIGVSGGVASFVCQATGDPKPRVTWNKKGKKVNSQRFETIDFDESSGAVLRIQPLRTPRDENVYECVAQNSVGEITVHAKLTVLREDQLPPGFPNIDMGPQLKVVERTRTATMLCAASGNPDPEITWFKDFLPVDPSASNGRIKQLRSGALQIESSEETDQGKYECVATNSAGVRYSSPANLYVRVRRVAPRFSILPMSHEIMPGGNVNITCVAVGSPMPYVKWMQGAEDLTPEDDMPVGRNVLELTDVKDSANYTCVAMSSLGVIEAVAQITVKSLPKAPGTPVVTENTATSITVTWDSGNPDPVSYYVIEYKSKSQDGPYQIKEDITTTRYSIGGLSPNSEYEIWVSAVNSIGQGPPSESVVTRTGEQAPASAPRNVQARMLSATTMIVQWEEPVEPNGLIRGYRVYYTMEPEHPVGNWQKHNVDDSLLTTVGSLLEDETYTVRVLAFTSVGDGPLSDPIQVKTQQGVPGQPMNLRAEAKSETSIGLSWSAPRQESVIKYELLFREGDRGREVGRTFDPTTAFVVEDLKPNTEYAFRLAARSPQGLGAFTAVVRQRTLQAKPSAPPQDVKCTSLRSTAILVSWRPPPPETHNGALVGYSVRYRPLGSEDPDPKEVNNIPPTTTQILLEALEKWTEYRVTAVAYTEVGPGPESSPVVVRTDEDVPSAPPRKVEAEALNATAIRVLWRSPTPGRQHGQIRGYQVHYVRMEGAEARGPPRIKDIMLADAQEMVITNLQPETAYSITVAAYTMKGDGARSKPKVVVTKGAVLGRPTLSVQQTPEGSLLARWEPPADVAEDPVLGYRLQFGREDAAPATLELAAWERRFAAPAHKGATYVFRLAARGRAGLGEEAAAALSIPEDAPRGFPQILGAAGNASAGSVLLRWLPPVPAERNGAIVKYTVSVREAGAPGPATETELTAAAEPGAETALTLQGLRPETAYELRVRAHTRRGPGPFSPPLRYSLARDPVSPKNFKVKMIMKTSVLLSWEFPDNYNSPTPYKIQYNGLTLDVDGRTTKKLITHLKPHTFYNFVLTNRGSSLGGLQQTVTARTAFNMLSGKPSVAPKPDNDGFIVVYLPDGQSPVTVQNYFIVMVPLRKTRGGQFPILMGSPEDMDLEELIQDISRLQRRSLRHSRQLEVPRPYIAARFSILPAVFHPGNQKQYGGFDNRGLEPGHRYVLFVLAVLQKNEPTFAASPFSDPFQLDNPDPQPIVDGEEGLIWVIGPVLAVVFIICIVIAILLYKNKPDSKRKDSEPRTKCLLNNADLTPHHPKDPVEMRRINFQTPGMLSHPPIPIADMAEHMERLKANDSLKLSQEYESIDPGQQFTWEHSNLEANKPKNRYANVIAYDHSRVILQPLEGIMGSDYINANYVDGYRRQNAYIATQGPLPETFGDFWRMVWEQRSATVVMMTRLEEKSRIKCDQYWPNRGTETYGFIQVTLLDTMELATFCVRTFSLHKNGSSEKREVRHFQFTAWPDHGVPEYPTPFLAFLRRVKTCNPPDAGPIVVHCSAGVGRTGCFIVIDAMLERIKTEKTVDVYGHVTLMRSQRNYMVQTEDQYSFIHEALLEAVGCGNTEVPARSLYTYIQKLAQVEPGEHVTGMELEFKRLASSKAHTSRFVTASLPCNKFKNRLVNILPYESSRVCLQPIRGVEGSDYINASFIDGYRQQKAYIATQGPLAETTEDFWRALWENNSTIVVMLTKLREMGREKCHQYWPAERSARYQYFVVDPMAEYNMPQYILREFKVTDARDGQSRTVRQFQFTDWPEQGAPKSGEGFIDFIGQVHKTKEQFGQDGPISVHCSAGVGRTGVFITLSIVLERMRYEGVVDIFQTVKVLRTQRPAMVQTEDEYQFCFQAALEYLGSFDHYAT; from the exons ATGGCGCCCACCTGGAGTCCCAGCGTGGCGTCTGTGGTGGGTCCCGTGGGGCTCTTCCTCATACTGCTGACCAGAGGATGCACCGCTGAAG AGCCACCCAGGTTTATCAAAGAGCCCAAGGACCAGATCGGTGTGTCGGGAGGTGTGGCCTCCTTCGTGTGCCAGGCCACAGGCGACCCTAAGCCACGGGTGACTTGGAACAAGAAGGGCAAGAAAGTGAACTCACAGCGCTTTGAG ACCATCGACTTTGACGAGAGCTCTGGGGCAGTGCTGAGGATCCAGCCGCTGCGGACACCCCGAGATGAGAACGTGTACGAGTGTGTGGCCCAGAACTCGGTGGGGGAAATCACAGTTCACGCGAAGCTGACTGTTCTCCGAG AGGACCAGCTGCCCCCTGGCTTCCCCAACATTGACATGGGTCCCCAGCTGAAAGTTGTGGAGCGCACGCGCACAGCCACCATGCTCTGTGCCGCCAGCGGGAACCCTGACCCCGAGATCACCTGGTTCAAGGACTTCCTGCCCGTGGACCCCAGTGCCAGCAATGGGCGCATCAAGCAGCTTCGATCAG GTGCCCTGCAGATCGAGAGCAGCGAGGAGACCGACCAGGGCAAGTACGAGTGCGTGGCCACCAACAGCGCCGGCGTTCGCTACTCATCACCCGCCAACCTCTACGTGCGAG TCCGCCGTGTGGCCCCCCGCTTCTCCATCCTGCCCATGAGCCACGAGATTATGCCCGGTGGGAACGTGAATATCACTTGTGTGGCCGTGGGCTCACCCATGCCCTACGTGAAGTGGATGCAGGGGGCCGAAGACCTGACGCCCGAGGATGACATGCCCGTGGGTCGgaatgttctagaactcactgatGTCAAGGACTCAGCCAACTACACGTGTGTGGCCATGTCCAGCCTTGGTGTGATTGAGGCTGTGGCTCAGATCACTGTGAAGT CTCTCCCCAAAGCCCCTGGGACTCCTGTGGTGACGGAGAACACCGCCACCAGTATCACCGTCACATGGGACTCAGGCAACCCCGATCCAGTGTCCTACTACGTGATTGAGTATAAGTCCAAAAGCCAGGATGGGCCGTATCAGATCAAAGAGGACATCACCACCACACGCTATAGCATCGGGGGCCTGAGCCCCAATTCCGAGTATGAGATCTGGGTGTCAGCTGTTAACTCCATCGGCCAGGGTCCCCCCAGCGAGTCAGTGGTGACCCGCACAGGCGAGCAGGCACCGGCCAGTGCGCCCAGGAATGTGCAGGCACGCATGCTCAGCGCGACCACCATGATAGTGCAGTGGGAGGAGCCGGTGGAGCCCAATGGCCTGATCCGCGGCTACCGCGTCTACTACACCATGGAACCCGAACACCCAGTGGGCAACTGGCAAAAGCACAATGTGGATGACAGCCTGCTGACCACCGTGGGCAGCCTGCTGGAGGACGAGACCTACACCGTGCGCGTGCTGGCCTTCACCTCGGTGGGCGACGGGCCGCTGTCAGACCCCATCCAGGTCAAGACGCAGCAGGGAG TGCCTGGCCAGCCCATGAACCTACGGGCAGAGGCCAAGTCTGAGACTAGCATTGGGCTCTCGTGGAGCGCGCCGAGGCAGGAGAGTGTCATTAAGTATGAACTGCTCTTCCGTGAGGGCGACCGAGGCCGAGAG GTGGGGCGCACCTTCGACCCAACCACGGCGTTTGTGGTGGAGGACCTCAAGCCCAACACGGAGTATGCTTTCCGGCTGGCGGCGCGCTCGCCGCAGGGCCTGGGCGCCTTCACCGCGGTCGTGCGCCAGCGCACGCTGCAGGCCA AACCGTCAGCCCCCCCTCAAGACGTTAAGTGCACCAGCTTGCGCTCCACGGCCATATTGGTAAGTTGGCGCCCGCCACCGCCAGAAACTCACAACGGGGCCCTGGTGGGCTACAGCGTCCGCTACCGACCGCTGGGCTCAGAGGACCCGGACCCCAAGGAGGTGAACAACATACCCCCGACCACCACTCAGATCCTTCTGGAAGCTTTGGAGAAATGGACGGAGTACCGTGTCACCGCAGTGGCTTACACAGAGGTGGGACCAGGGCCCGAGAGCTCGCCCGTGGTCGTCCGCACCGACGAAGACG TGCCCAGCGCGCCCCCGCGGAAGGTGGAGGCGGAGGCGCTCAACGCCACGGCCATCCGAGTGCTGTGGCGCTCGCCCACGCCCGGCCGGCAGCACGGGCAGATCCGCGGCTACCAGGTCCACTATGTGCGCATGGAAGGCGCTGAGGCCCGCGGGCCACCGCGCATCAAGGACATCATGCTGGCAGATGCCCAG GAAATGGTGATCACGAACCTACAGCCTGAGACTGCTTACTCTATCACAGTAGCCGCGTACACCATGAAAGGTGATGGCGCTCGCAGCAAGCCGAAGGTGGTGGTGACCAAGGGAGCAG TGCTGGGCCGCCCCACCCTGTCGGTGCAGCAGACCCCCGAGGGCAGCCTGCTGGCGCGCTGGGAGCCCCCCGCGGATGTGGCTGAGGACCCTGTGCTCGGCTACCGCCTGCAGTTCGGGCGTGAAGACGCGGCACCAGCCACGCTGGAACTAGCGGCGTGGGAGCGGCGGTTCGCAGCGCCTGCACACAAGGGCGCCACCTACGTGTTTCGGCTGGCGGCGCGCGGACGCGCGgggctgggagaggaggcagcGGCGGCGCTGAGCATCCCCGAGGACGCCCCGCGCGGCTTCCCGCAGATCCTGGGTGCCGCGGGCAACGCGTCCGCGGGCTCTGTGCTGCTGCGCTGGCTGCCGCCCGTGCCCGCCGAGCGCAACGGCGCCATCGTCAAGTACACGGTGTCCGTCCGGGAGGCTGGCGCCCCGGGGCCCGCGACCGAGACGGAGTTGACGGCGGCGGCCGAGCCGGGGGCGGAGACGGCGCTCACGTTGCAGGGGCTGCGGCCGGAGACGGCCTACGAGCTGCGCGTGCGAGCGCACACGCGCCGGGGTCCGGGCCCCTTCTCACCCCCGCTGCGCTACAGTCTCGCGCGGGACCCAG TCTCCCCCAAGAACTTCAAGGTGAAAATGATCATGAAGACGTCAGTGCTGCTGAGCTGGGAGTTCCCCGACAACTACAACTCACCCACGCCCTATAAG ATTCAGTACAACGGGCTCACACTGGACGTGGATGGCCGCACCACCAAGAAGCTGATCACTCACCTCAAGCCACACACCTTCTATAACTTCGTGCTCACCAACCGTGGCAGCAGCTTGGGTGGCCTGCAGCAAACCGTCACCGCCAGGACCGCCTTCAACATGCTCAGTGGCAAACCTAGTGTCGCCCCGAAGCCCGACAATGACGGCTTCATTGTGGTCTACCTGCCTGACGGCCAGAGCCCTGTGACCGTGCA GAACTACTTCATTGTGATGGTCCCGTTGCGCAAGACTCGTGGCGGCCAGTTCCCGATCCTGATGGGTAGTCCTGAGGACATGGATTTGGAAGAG CTCATCCAGGACATCTCCCGGCTGCAGAGGCGCAGCCTGCGCCACTCACGCCAGCTGGAAGTGCCCCGGCCCTACATTGCCGCCCGTTTCTCCATCCTGCCAGCTGTCTTCCATCCAGGGAACCAGAAGCAATATGGCGGTTTTGACAACCGCGGCTTGGAGCCAGGCCACCGCTATGTCCTCTTTGTGCTTGCGGTGTTGCAGAAGAATGAGCCT ACGTTCGCAGCCAGTCCCTTCTCAGACCCGTTCCAGCTGGACAACCCCGACCCCCAGCCCATCGTGGACGGTGAGGAGGGCCTCATCTGGGTGATCGGGCCCGTGCTGGCCGTTGTCTTCATCATCTGCATCGTGATCGCCATCCTGCTGTACAAGAA CAAACCTGACAG TAAACGCAAGGACTCTGAGCCCCGCACCAAATGCCTGCTGAACAACGCTGACCTCACCCCGCATCACCCCAAGGACCCTGTGGAAATGCGGCGAATCAACTTCCAGACACCAG GCATGCTCAGCCACCCGCCCATCCCCATCGCAGACATGGCTGAGCACATGGAGAGACTTAAAGCCAACGACAGCCTGAAGCTCTCGCAGGAGTACGAG TCCATCGACCCCGGGCAGCAGTTCACCTGGGAACATTCAAACCTGGAGGCCAACAAGCCAAAGAACCGCTACGCCAACGTCATCGCCTATGACCACTCCCGCGTCATCCTGCAGCCCCttgaag GCATCATGGGTAGTGATTACATCAACGCCAACTATGTGGATGGCTACCGTCGGCAGAACGCGTACATCGCCACACAGGGGCCCCTGCCCGAGACCTTTGGGGACTTCTGGCGGATGGTGTGGGAGCAGCGGTCGGCCACTGTGGTCATGATGACGCGGCTGGAGGAGAAGTCACGG ATCAAATGTGACCAGTACTGGCCTAACCGAGGCACAGAGACATACGGCTTCATCCAGGTCACCCTGCTGGACACCATGGAGCTGGCCACCTTCTGCGTCAGGACCTTTTCCCTACACAAG AATGGCTCAAGTGAGAAGCGTGAGGTGCGCCATTTCCAATTCACAGCATGGCCGGACCACGGGGTGCCCGAGTACCCCACTCCCTTCCTGGCATTCCTGCGCAGAGTCAAGACCTGCAACCCACCTGACGCAGGCCCCATTGTGGTCCACTGCAG TGCGGGCGTGGGCCGCACAGGCTGCTTCATCGTCATCGACGCCATGCTGGAGCGCATCAAGACTGAGAAGACGGTGGATGTGTATGGGCACGTGACACTCATGCGGTCGCAGCGGAACTACATGGTGCAGACTGAGGATCAGTACAGCTTCATCCACGAAGCTCTGCTGGAGGCCGTGGGCTGCGGCAACACCGAGGTCCCTGCGCGCAGTCTCTACACCTACATCCAGAAGCTGGCCCAGGTGGAACCTGGCGAGCACGTCACGGGCATGGAGCTGGAGTTCAAG AGGCTTGCCAGCTCCAAGGCACACACTTCGCGCTTTGTCACCGCCAGCCTGCCTTGCAACAAGTTTAAGAACCGCCTGGTGAACATCCTGCCGTACGAGAGCTCCCGCGTGTGCCTGCAGCCCATCCGCGGCGTTGAGGGCTCCGACTACATCAATGCCAGCTTCATTGATGGCTACAG GCAGCAGAAAGCCTACATTGCGACGCAGGGGCCGCtggcagagaccacggaggactTCTGGCGCGCGCTGTGGGAGAACAACTCCACCATTGTTGTAATGCTCACCAAGCTCCGGGAGATGGGCCGG GAGAAATGCCACCAGTACTGGCCCGCCGAGCGCTCTGCCCGCTACCAGTACTTCGTGGTGGACCCAATGGCAGAGTACAACATGCCGCAGTATATTCTCCGCGAGTTCAAGGTCACGGATGCCCGG GATGGCCAGTCCCGGACCGTTCGACAGTTCCAGTTCACGGACTGGCCAGAGCAGGGCGCGCCCAAGTCAGGCGAAGGCTTCATCGACTTCATCGGCCAAGTGCATAAGACCAAGGAGCAGTTTGGCCAGGACGGGCCCATCTCGGTGCACTGCAG CGCTGGAGTGGGCAGGACAGGCGTGTTCATCACCCTGAGTATCGTGCTGGAGCGGATGCGGTATGAGGGTGTGGTGGACATTTTCCAGACAGTGAAGGTGCTTCGGACCCAGAGGCCCGCCATGGTGCAGACGGAG GACGAGTACCAGTTCTGCTTCCAGGCGGCGCTGGAATACCTGGGCAGCTTTGACCATTATGCAACATAA